One stretch of Harmonia axyridis chromosome 1, icHarAxyr1.1, whole genome shotgun sequence DNA includes these proteins:
- the LOC123688698 gene encoding protein takeout-like isoform X2 has protein sequence MKASYIKPCRLDSPDFTECAIKHGNDAIATLLKGDRAYGIPSFTPFIIPLVTISANGLDMNLTQATFSGIENLKLTKYILDLKNKKVNITMTNPFLNFEFDYKTRGKVAALPIEGDGHGWTKFYNGNYSYDYDFDVMERKGKHYMHIVKNKIKIEPERLEANIDNLFNGNKQLGDHLNNFFNENWRELLVQFGPVLSEVYGSVGKQILAKIYDRIPLEEIYPGIVL, from the exons ATGAAAG CTTCATATATCAAACCTTGCCGTCTAGATTCTCCGGATTTTACAGAGTGTGCCATAAAACATGGGAATGATGCGATTGCTACGCTTCTGAAAG GTGACAGGGCTTATGGTATTCCTTCTTTTACACCTTTCATTATCCCTTTGGTGACTATATCTGCTAATGGACTGGACATGAATCTGACACAGGCTACTTTTTCTGGTATTGAGAACCTGAAACTAACGAAATATAT attaGATTTGAAGAACAAAAAGGTTAACATCACAATGACGAATccgtttttaaattttgaattcgactACAAAACAAGAGGAAAAGTTGCAGCTCTACCTATTGAAGGAGATGGACACGGTTGGACGAAATTTT ATAATGGAAACTACTCATATGATTATGACTTCGATGTGATGGAAAGAAAAGGAAAGCATTATATGCACATCGTTAAGAACAAGATAAAAATAGAGCCCGAACGTCTAGAAGCTAATATTGATAATCTTTTCAATGGAAATAAGCAATTAG GTGACCATTTGAACAACTTCTTTAACGAAAACTGGAGAGAACTACTGGTGCAATTCGGTCCAGTGCTATCTGAGGTTTATGGTTCAGTTGGGAAACAGATATTGGCCAAAATATATGATAGGATTCCGTTAGAAGAAATATATCCTGGAATAGTTCTATGA
- the LOC123688698 gene encoding protein takeout-like isoform X1, which yields MFKVLIGVCFVFSVVYGLHLPSYIKPCRLDSPDFTECAIKHGNDAIATLLKGDRAYGIPSFTPFIIPLVTISANGLDMNLTQATFSGIENLKLTKYILDLKNKKVNITMTNPFLNFEFDYKTRGKVAALPIEGDGHGWTKFYNGNYSYDYDFDVMERKGKHYMHIVKNKIKIEPERLEANIDNLFNGNKQLGDHLNNFFNENWRELLVQFGPVLSEVYGSVGKQILAKIYDRIPLEEIYPGIVL from the exons ATGTTCAAGGTGCTGATTGGTGTATGTTTTGTTTTTTCCGTTGTGTACGGATTACACTTAC CTTCATATATCAAACCTTGCCGTCTAGATTCTCCGGATTTTACAGAGTGTGCCATAAAACATGGGAATGATGCGATTGCTACGCTTCTGAAAG GTGACAGGGCTTATGGTATTCCTTCTTTTACACCTTTCATTATCCCTTTGGTGACTATATCTGCTAATGGACTGGACATGAATCTGACACAGGCTACTTTTTCTGGTATTGAGAACCTGAAACTAACGAAATATAT attaGATTTGAAGAACAAAAAGGTTAACATCACAATGACGAATccgtttttaaattttgaattcgactACAAAACAAGAGGAAAAGTTGCAGCTCTACCTATTGAAGGAGATGGACACGGTTGGACGAAATTTT ATAATGGAAACTACTCATATGATTATGACTTCGATGTGATGGAAAGAAAAGGAAAGCATTATATGCACATCGTTAAGAACAAGATAAAAATAGAGCCCGAACGTCTAGAAGCTAATATTGATAATCTTTTCAATGGAAATAAGCAATTAG GTGACCATTTGAACAACTTCTTTAACGAAAACTGGAGAGAACTACTGGTGCAATTCGGTCCAGTGCTATCTGAGGTTTATGGTTCAGTTGGGAAACAGATATTGGCCAAAATATATGATAGGATTCCGTTAGAAGAAATATATCCTGGAATAGTTCTATGA